One stretch of Penaeus vannamei isolate JL-2024 chromosome 7, ASM4276789v1, whole genome shotgun sequence DNA includes these proteins:
- the LOC138862179 gene encoding hepatitis A virus cellular receptor 1-like, whose protein sequence is MPPTTEMTTTIQISTTTDIATTTEIPTTTEVPTTTETPTTTEIPTATEVPTTTEVPTTTEIPTTTEVPTTTETPTTTEIPTTTEIPTTTEIPTTTEVPTTTEVPTTTEIPTTTEVPTTTPIPTTTEIPTTTPILTTTPIPTTITTTPTTTTTTQPTTTTTVTTTTKKTTTTRKPGFIPISPHKRRLCENGRWQRRPRGGKAATEDRARDFFIFSVCK, encoded by the coding sequence ATGCCGCCAACGACAGAAATGACAACTACAATACAAATTTCAACCACCACTGACATAGCAACCACAACAGAAATACCAACCACAACAGAAGTACCAACCacgacagaaacaccaaccacaaccgAGATACCAACCGCAACAGAAGTGCCAACCACAACAGAAGTGCCAACCACAACAGAAATACCAACCACAACAGAAGTACCAACCacgacagaaacaccaaccacaacagAGATACCAACCACGACAGAAATACCAACCACAACAGAAATACCAACCACAACAGAAGTACCAACCACAACAGAAGTACCAACCACGACAGAAATACCAACCACAACAGAAGTACCAACCACAACACCCATACCAACCACGACAGAAATACCAACCACAACACCGATACTAACCACAACACCCATACCAACCACAATTAcaaccacccctaccaccaccaccacgacacaACCCACAACCACGACCACCGTAACGACAACGACCAAGAAAACGACGACGACCCGAAAACCCGGCTTTATCCCCATCAGCCCCCACAAACGACGACTTTGCGAGAATGGTCGTTGGCAGAGACGACCTCGGGGTGGAAAAGCTGCCACAGAAGACAGAGCTAgggatttcttcatcttttcagtgTGCAAATGA